One part of the Pseudopipra pipra isolate bDixPip1 chromosome 3, bDixPip1.hap1, whole genome shotgun sequence genome encodes these proteins:
- the AKAP12 gene encoding A-kinase anchor protein 12 isoform X2: MLGTVTIAVGQTEHSNVTLKEDTEPMETNPSHSSTKDSVDAEKEDAHSIKQLPALEEDTEEHVSEPQSYDLGFKKVFKFVGFRFTVKKEKTGKSEPVQLLTVKKETQVPEGDDDQKGVNSEETAVPEDALSAEDTTKDALKNEKTEDESPKIPEANEICSQSAALTADTASPLRKLFTQGWTGFRKKKSFRKPKEDEQQSPVKEEEQEKEGTTLTTETIEKEEKSEFEKQDEERNVTAVTIEAHEKEQTEGEKQESEKTVAAIGVEESGEEELVKYDEQGQKKNLAAAAVKESAEEKKDEDDQERKLVEVSEDLDKKEEETEEGGKEGEVTEKALKTKSVVSLVTDSVNGELKTSSEVLPVGEKLESMEKCETDDRTEISSEEKFETIEISSEQLKKSEERERDKPAPLGKETLDEKIEEAELKMSPKAEDITQGEALDRTTEKKESKEHASSAPGSKSFSTSEHSVDTKDGQRSVKPIEEGLQGKTGIVTTDTDKPDEITMNSEDAAGKRPLEGITNEAEVLSSQEKTKLQGSPLKKLFTGTGLKKLSGKKQKGKREESKLGEQGEPVQHLSDSPDSPDEQKGESSASSPEEMNEIPSLEKSTDGMQVTENEDTTVPDVERKRESVTPWASFKKMVTPKKRVRRPSESDKEEEIDKTKSVSVSATENLVDENQGEIKENGIDQKPEKTTEEPKRKVDTSVSWEAFICVGSSKKRARKSSSSDEESQKVEESGQSKETATDAILTSSQESDQGQGNSSPEQAGSPSESEGISTWESFKRLVTPRRRSKTRMEDRTEDSVVGSSLDHSTSDGEPGKDESWVPFRKLMPGRRKKKSDGKPEPTHLKQAREDMTETAEEDSDIPAVVPLSEYEAAEQEKIEAQQAKVAEAMKERTSEEEGAEKLEETLRIEQGYEGLVHAVAVTVVEGERAVTSIEERSPSWISAALTECIEQAREEEEKETLKTAELDVIVEDAVVAAKAVPEMRKDVGDDTTASELELTSEAVTALETAEASCAEETMEVSLAEETTEMVSAVSQLLETPDTTEEATPVQEVEATEQNLKELDKQTQKVLHEVAERVKSADVTQLVSARTMTETIITTVQGLESEVKDDAKDGNVVGQETVLLEQCLEKGEHENFQPQQSAESIQGQNRVEESVLHEGSEKSEIGAEVEESTEKYENVDILRDESQCQECEEAVVEGHEEVHKVQRTVEEPSSQDREFHSIKAVTPKEELFAKQEPSEQEKLPVTELTVDETRDEYAPEVQTAVLDKTGDETSSLGLEAEEPVQLEGEGKTLTVVPVKPEKQDENPDLEEQVCTKGVSRAPTLREEEEDDAVLIGVKSTEVTVPEVPLQNKVKPSDFPSKTLGSESAAGAEQSVSNGTDRDIAAKDSVPILEPQCREKTTETSSQRDETKGDKIEDAILKSEKCLESPTTVAEAPTPIEADTVSNLASTCPDIVENGSAVITDVSPKKCETPSSLAEEETLGKKQEVVETLNCQGFQKEENKNEQLTEKAKEVSEHGKQEAVRGDECSTSVQQEVLTVQEGGSDSAFPQAKSLETLKTPVPAAAAAVGQRVVAETVTPADMTARTVQPLATTPEQMASEEVPVTTVDYSGCGTAGLDSAEAPEPRVTCASVNGISEEQERPQSTGQPKQNGIPFSHNLPRSHPEFEKHVVQSVIIESQSTKIVLSAIESAVHRLAETEESAAFESEQSIKSIGKSPSDTNRHELLGSMQVDQKLPVKEEEIRSKEQELQQPGIVKSVTLTEPAEIHATVEKTKDMLLTSEMLKDGQSQNSLTVLTSPEDIPRGSAILQKSTLDESTSEDSTKDPLDIHPPKLREKEVGHIMEISDQHTGQQTHRESEEQQYHLSVEDGKTQMWEDDNCQEGTSCDRQSQNSVAVTP; encoded by the exons ATGCTGGGGACAGTGACGATCGCGG TTGGACAAACAGAACATTCCAATGTAACTTTGAAGGAAGACACTGAACCTATGGAGACAAATCCATCTCACTCAAGCACCAAGGACAGTGTAGATGCTGAGAAGGAGGATGCTCATTCAATTAAGCAGTTGCCAGCTTTGGAAGAAGACACAGAAGAACATGTGTCTGAGCCACAGTCTTATGATCTgggttttaaaaaggtttttaaatttGTTGGCTTCAGATTCAcagtgaagaaggaaaagacaggaaaatcaGAACCAGTTCAACTACTTActgtaaagaaagaaacacaggTCCCTGAAGGAGATGATGATCAAAAGGGAGTCAATTCAGAAGAAACAGCAGTGCCCGAGGATGCACTCTCTGCAGAAGACACCACCAAAGAtgcactgaaaaatgaaaaaacagaagacGAATCTCCTAAAATACCAGAAGCAAATGAGATTTGTTCTCAGTCAGCTGCCTTAACTGCTGATACTGCATCACCATTAAGAAAACTGTTTACTCAAGGATGGACTGGATTtagaaaaaagaagagttttaGGAAGCCTAAAGAAGATGAACAACAGTCTCCTGTGAAAGAAGAGGAGCAAGAAAAAGAGGGGACAACATTAACAACTGAAACCAttgaaaaggaggagaaatctGAGTTTGAGAAGCAAGATGAAGAGAGGAATGTGACAGCAGTAACTATTGAAGCACATGAGAAGGAGCAAACTGAAGGTGAAAAGCAGGAGTCAGAAAAGACTGTGGCAGCCATAGGAGTAGAAGAAAGTGGGGAGGAAGAGCTAGTCAAATATGATGAGCAGGGACAAAAAAAGAATCTAGCGGCAGCAGCTGTAAAAGAAagtgcagaggagaaaaaagatgaagatgatCAAGAAAGGAAACTGGTGGAAGTCTCAGAAGATCTTgataaaaaggaagaggaaactgaagaaggagggaaagaaggtgAGGTGACAGAGAAAGCACTAAAAACAAAGTCAGTGGTGTCTCTTGTCACTGACAGTGTGAATGGAGAATTGAAAACATCCTCAGAAGTCCTACCTGTGGGAGAAAAACTGGAGTCCATGGAGAAGTGTGAAACAGATGACAGAACTGAAATATCATCTGAAGAGAAATTTGAAACAATTGAAATTTCTAGTGAACAGCttaaaaaatctgaagaaagagaaagagataaaCCTGCTCCACTTGGGAAAGAGACATTAGATGAAAAAATAGAGGAAGCAGAATTGAAGATGTCGCCTAAAGCAGAAGACATCACACAAGGAGAAGCTCTGGATAGaaccacagagaagaaagaaagcaaagaacatGCTTCTAGTGCTCCTGGATCAAAATCCTTTTCTACTTCTGAACATTCAGTTGACACAAAGGATGGTCAACGGTCAGTCAAACCCATTGAGGAAGGGCTACAGGGAAAAACTGGCATAGTTACGACTGATACTGACAAACCAGATGAAATAACCATGAATTCTGAGGATGCAGCAGGAAAAAGGCCTCTGGAAGGTATCACAAATGAAGCTGAAGTCCTGTCTTCTCAAGAAAAGACTAAACTACAAGGCAGCCCTTTAAAGAAACTTTTTACAGGTACTGGATTAAAAAAACTCTCTGGAAAGAagcaaaaaggcaaaagagAAGAATCTAAGTTAGGGGAACAGGGCGAACCAGTTCAGCACTTATCAGATTCCCCAGATAGCCCAGACGAACAAAAGGGGGAGAGTTCTGCTTCTTCTCCTGAGGAGATGAATGAAATTCCTTCTTTAGAAAAATCTACAGATGGAATGCAGGTCACTGAAAATGAAGATACTACAGTTCCAGATGTGGAGCGAAAAAGAGAAAGTGTTACACCCTGGGCATCATTCAAAAAGATGGTGACTCCCAAGAAACGTGTCAGAAGACCTTCTGAAAGtgataaagaagaagaaattgatAAGACAAAGAGTGTTTCAGTGTCTGCAACTGAAAACCTTGTTGATGAAAATcagggagaaataaaagaaaatgggatTGACCAGAAACCAGAGAAAACTACAGAAGAACCCAAAAGAAAGGTTGACACTTCTGTGTCCTGGGAAGCTTTTATATGTGTAGGTTCTTCCAAGAAAAGAGCCAGGAAATCATCATCATCTGATGAAGAAAGCCAAAAAGTAGAAGAGTCTGGACAGAGCAAAGAAACAGCAACAGATGCAATTCTTACTAGCTCTCAGGAGAGCGATCAAGGACAAGGCAATTCTTCCCCAGAACAAGCTGGAAGCCCATCTGAAAGTGAAGGTATTTCAACGTGGGAATCATTTAAGAGGTTAGTCACTCCAAGAAGGAGATCCAAAACCAGAATGGAAGACAGAACTGAAGACTCTGTTGTGGGATCTAGCCTGGATCATTCAACATCGGATGGTGAGCCTGGAAAAGATGAATCATGGGTTCCATTTAGAAAACTGATGCCTGGACGTAGGAAGAAGAAGTCAGATGGAAAGCCAGAACCAACTCATCTTAAACAAGCAAGAGAAGACATGACAGAAACAGCTGAAGAAGATTCTGATATTCCAGCTGTTGTTCCTTTATCTGAATAtgaagcagcagagcaggagaaaatTGAGGCCCAACAAGCGAAAGTTGCTGAAGCAATGAAAGAACGAACCTcagaggaagaaggagcagAAAAATTAGAGGAGACCCTAAGAATTGAGCAAGGATATGAAGGGCTGGTACATGCAGTTGCTGTTACCGTTGTGGAAGGAGAAAGGGCAGTAACCAGCATTGAGGAAAGATCACCATCTTGGATATCTGCTGCTCTGACAGAGTGCATTGAGCAGgcaagagaagaggaagagaaagaaactcTGAAAACAGCTGAATTGGATGTTATTGTGGAAGATGCAGTGGTAGCTGCTAAGGCAGTGCCAGAGATGAGAAAGGATGTAGGTGATGACACCACAGCGAGTGAGCTGGAGCTAACCTCAGAAGCAGTGACAGCTCTGGAGACAGCAGAAGCTTCCTGTGCTGAAGAAACAATGGAAGTGTCCCTTGCCGAGGAGACAACTGAGATGGTTTCTGCTGTTTCACAGTTGTTGGAAACCCCAGATACTACAGAGGAAGCTACACCTGTACAAGAAGTAGAGGCCACTGAACAAAATTTGAAAGAGTTAGACAAACAGACGCAAAAAGTTCTTCACGAAGTTGCTGAAAGAGTAAAGTCAGCAGATGTAACACAGCTGGTTAGTGCAAGAACCATGACAGAAACTATAATTACAACAGTACAGGGACTTGAGTCAGAAGTAAAAGATGATGCCAAAGATGGAAATGTTGTAGGCCAGGAAACTGTTTTGCTTGAACAGTGCTTGGAAAAAGGAGAACATGAGAActtccagccccagcagagTGCTGAGAGCATTCAGGGCCAAAACAGAGTTGAAGAGAGTGTTTTACATGAAGGTTCAGAGAAAAGTGAAATAGGTGCTGAAGTggaagaaagcacagaaaaatatgaaaatgtggATATATTGAGAGATGAAAGCCAGTGTCAGGAATGTGAAGAAGCAGTTGTAGAAGGCCATGAAGAAGTACACAAAGTGCAGAGGACAGTAGAGGAACCTTCATCACAAGACAGAGAGTTTCACAGCATCAAAGCCGTGACTCCCAAGGAAGAGCTCTTTGCAAAGCAGGAACCTTCAGAACAAGAGAAACTGCCCGTAACAGAGTTGACAGTAGATGAGACAAGAGATGAATATGCTCCAGAAGTACAGACTGCA GTGCTGGACAAGACAGGGGATGAAACCTCTTCCTTGGGACTTGAAGCTGAAGAGCCTGTGCAGCttgaaggagagggaaaaaccctCACTGTGGTCCCTGTTAAACCTGAAAAACAAGATGAAAATCCTGACTTAGAAGAGCAAGTTTGTACTAAGGGAGTTAGCAGGGCACCTACTCtaagagaagaagaggaagatgatgcTGTGCTCATCGGAGTAAAAAGCACGGAAGTCACAGTTCCTGAGGTTCCACTGCAGAACAAGGTAAAACCCTCTGACTTTCCTTCAAAAACACTTGGCTCAGAATCAGCTGCAGGTGCTGAGCAGAGTGTGAGCAATGGAACTGACAGGGACATTGCAGCAAAAGATTCTGTGCCTATCCTAGAGCCACAATGCAGGGAGAAAACAACTGAAACCTCCTCCCAGAGGGATGAAACCAAAGGTGACAAAATAGAAGATGCTATTCTCAAATCTGAAAAATGCTTGGAGAGCCCTACCACCGTTGCTGAGGCTCCCACACCGATTGAAGCAGACACTGTATCTAATTTAGCATCAACATGCCCAGATATTGTTGAAAATGGAAGCGCTGTCATTACTGATGTAAGTCCTAAGAAATGTGAAACACCCAGCAGCTTGGCTGAAGAAGAgactctgggaaaaaaacaagaagtTGTAGAAACCTTGAACTGTCAAGGCttccagaaagaagaaaacaaaaatgagcaACTGacagaaaaagccaaagaagtATCTGAACATGGAAAGCAGGAAGCTGTAAGAGGTGATGAATGTTCAACTTCTGTCCAGCAAGAGGTTTTAACTGTGCAAGAGGGAGGCTCTGACTCAGCCTTCCCACAGGCCAAAAGTTTGGAGACTCTGAAAACacctgtgcctgcagcagctgcagcagttgGACAGCGTGTAGTGGCAGAAACTGTGACACCCGCAGACATGACAGCCAGAACTGTACAGCCATTGGCAACCACACCGGAGCAAATGGCTTCTGAAGAGGTCCCAGTTACTACTGTAGACTATTCAGGCTGTGGGACTGCAGGGCTTGATAGTGCAGAGGCACCTGAGCCTAGAGTAACTTGTGCTTCTGTGAATGGAATATCAGAGGAGCAAGAGAGgccccagagcacagggcagcccAAACAAAATGGCATTCCTTTCAGTCACAATCTGCCTCGAAGCCACCCAGAATTTGAGAAGCATGTGGTTCAGTCCGTGATTATAGAGTCCCAGAGTACGAAAATTGTATTGAGTGCCATCGAGTCAGCTGTTCACAGACTTGCAGAAACAGAAGAGTCGGCTGCCTTTGAGTCAGAGCAGAGCATTAAGTCCATAGGGAAAAGCCCATCGGATACAAATAGGCATGAACTTCTGGGAAGTATGCAGGTAGATCAAAAACTTCCAGTAAAAGAGGAAGAGATACGGAGTAAAGAACAAGAGCTCCAGCAACCAGGAATAGTGAAATCTGTTACCTTAACAGAGCCTGCAGAAATTCATGCAACtgtagaaaaaacaaaagacatGCTTTTAACTTCTGAGATGCTGAAAGATGGACAAAGTCAGAATTCCTTAACAGTTTTGACTAGCCCTGAAGACATTCCAAGGGGAAGTGCGATACTTCAGAAATCAACACTAGATGAAAGTACTTCAGAAGATTCAACCAAAGACCCCCTAGACATACATCCAccaaaattaagagaaaaagaagttgGGCACATAATGGAAATCTCAGACCAACATACAGGCcagcagacacacagagaaagtGAAGAACAACAATATCACCTGTCAGTGGAAGATGGGAAAACACAGATGTGGGAGGATGATAATTGCCAAGAAGGAACATCTTGTGATAGACAAAGTCAGAACTCAGTGGCTGTGACGCCTTGA